From Fusarium oxysporum f. sp. lycopersici 4287 chromosome 10, whole genome shotgun sequence, the proteins below share one genomic window:
- a CDS encoding hypothetical protein (At least one base has a quality score < 10) has translation MASGPRNVTLTPGGSLDFVHYCPAWTDPNWQDEGPERDASLFDIKDSVFDRLRPALLPRDHFKKPTIYAQRFGIFPGRTDGRSRTSPTRAESREIFPASSDIRNGKELFGRFEDLAKAANEHVDDYMERTRPDMKKLRETEQQFMQQYEDLVIDENWQTILFGSLTMDELQAEGYFSMCDTRFDSLRGQVSELFKRERWVDTSYHGKTADEPRLIYTLNGRREEWNARTNDRVWSAMQPAIQLASRLLGMDDAFISSLLDITNRLWINPRLFQHQPGQDRDNKIRFVPDLDPDDPSRLNGAKAVIDSGIDPRAATWQALLQTIQIELTSGFLFEGKQQRDHCTGVTHSCTTYPRGYNLLVTIDCELVWPLINDTYSNSEKLKASLILATTIAHEMMHACASIPVKWLADPATVGIARGDQVQACSELLHSLQDHTHGDLHGEPYFDEDPYQEVGHAFEEHVMGGGYWSFATDVCILRPALLQTAAGLVAFSQNSDGDINVPPVLQYPPTRNIRLTHYIRTEDVQKYFTQPFWDVAMQKYGTAALRESSKKPHKVTYYPADDAYDTYGFDENTLGTPEDKDWVQDFMKELDGRGNAVLRSYLNNLINEACDFDLMNEQFSTDMMTWGHRDQIWRDLSREILMILCEISAHTYQASQDQAQDNVLDFLHNLWQVAKCQRGRYPDPHSASLDTLSSDPEDWAQHTRYSGLEVYEKRLVPRLIDFTRRIERELMHIESMVCELYQSGTSSWPLYQHFGKGHDEELRDRVDRMIEHITDLLTPVGIADRGIKSIDAEWFNRIWNLGRRVKDVRRLLDLDTQNYEHNWRDLLLSMPMARKSNRKPHQRFYFLAKKEMMKLTGSQLEKMKEFKTRFQKALSLGSYKVVIPGEDPNVLSIAQRLSGTLDDDRGSNDHEKGIKGPSTGIFDIEAVKKLVHQLREEENDAQTDMLNRITNRLKSEAPTLKEATAEQAGMVPPVPPKFQQMGFENQAVPLNSLEEFKANNAPFSAFSSGTSSPFPQHQPNQPPAWVANSTGDLAAWVNNRLAGGPPVTHGITPHPYALRENLTVDLQNMAQASLPMRNPASFANEYPREVVQDQDSSFVVGPLGDITQSWEKQYQLGQSPPPAATGGTPVVQSSTAPTRRDSRDIDLTGGLNQGRKATVLSDCDHSSSETDVSDDEAQRTRESSSSGTTLVGLSDVEEELLSKIALFERSEARENGYDLKRRSSWVPLHSKKKKLETPKARRRVYKSKPKKPRVPRA, from the exons ATGGCCTCTGGCCCAAGAAATGTAACCCTAACCCCAGGTGGGAGTTTAGATTTTGTCCATTACTGCCCTGCCTGGACAGATCCGAACTGGCAGGATGAAGGCCCAGAACGAGATGCGAGCCTCTTTGACATCAAAGACAGTGTGTTTGATCGTCTACGCCCAGCTCTTCTGCCTCGAGACCACTTCAAGAAACCAACTATTTACGCTCAACGATTCGGGATTTTTCCTGGTCGAACCGATGGCCGTTCGAGAACATCACCCACACGAGCTGAGAGTCGAGAGATCTTTCCTGCCAGCTCTGATATTCGAAATGGAAAGGAACTATTTGGACGTTTCGAAGATTTGGCCAAGGCAGCAAACGAGCACGTCGATGATTACATGGAGAGGACAAGGCCGGATATGAAAAAGTTGCGTGAAACTGAACAACAATTCATGCAACAGTATGAAGATCTTGTCATAGATGAAAACTGGCAGACCATCCTTTTCGGGAGCTTAACCATGGATGAA TTACAAGCCGAGGGGTATTTTTCGATGTGCGATACCAGGTTTGACAGCCTCAGGGGTCAGGTTTCAGA ACTTTTCAAGCGTGAAAGATGGGTCGACACCAGTTACCATGGCAAAACGGCTGATGAGCCTCGTTTAATATATACCCTCAATGGGAGACGTGAAGAATGGAACGCGAGG ACCAACGACAGAGTGTGGAGTGCGATGCAGCCGGCCATCCAACTCGCATCGCGGTTGCTTGGGATGGACGACGCCTTTATCTCGAGTCTCCTAGACATCACAAACAGACTGTGGATCAACCCCAGACttttccagcatcagcccGGGCAAGACCGAGATAATAAGATTAGATTCGTTCCAGACCTGGACCCGGATGATCCGTCTAGACTCAACGGAGCGAAAGCTGTCATAGACAGTGGTATAGACCCCAGAGCGGCCACTTGGCAGGCCCTGCTTCAAACAATCCAGATAGAACTAACTAGCGGTTTCCTATTTGAGGGAAAACAACAAAGAGATCACTGCACAGGCGTTACACACTCGTGTACCACATACCCGCGTGGATATAACTTGCTGGTCACAATCGATTGTGAGTTGGTTTGGCCCTTGATTAATGATACGTACAGCAACAGCGAAAAGTTGAAGGCCAGCCTGATACTCGCAACTACTATAGCCCACGAGATGATG CATGCATGTGCCAGTATTCCCGTCAAGTGGTTAGCTGATCCTGCCACGGTTGGAATAGCTCGAGGTGACCAAGTCCAGGCCTGCTCTGAGCTCTTGCATTCATTGCAGGATCACACACACGGAGATCTCCACGGCGAGCCTTATTTTGATGAAGACCCCTATCAAGAGGTTGGCCATGCCTTTGAAGAACAT GTCATGGGAGGCGGCTATTGGTCGTTTGCAACAGATGTTTGTATCCTGAGACCTGCACTACTCCAGACGGCGGCTGGTCTCGTAGCTTTCAGTCAAAATTCCGATGGTGACATTAATGTCCCCCCTGTGCTGCAGTACCCCCCAACGCGAAACATAAGGCTCACCCACTATATTCGAACCGAAGATGTTCAGAAATATTTCACACAACCTTTCTGGGACGTTGCGATGCAGAAATATGGCACGGCCGCTCTAAGGGAATCATCCAAAAAGCCTCATAAAGTCACCTACTACCctgctgatgatgcttaTGACACTTACGGCTTTGATGAGAACACTCTAGGCACTCCGGAAGACAAGGACTGGGTACAGGACTTCATGAAAGAGCTCGACGGTAGGGGAAATGCTGTGCTAAGGAGTTATTTGAACAACCTGATCAACGAAGCATGCGACTTTGATTTAATGAATGAGCAATTCAGCACTGACATGATGACCTGGGGCCATCGAGATCAAATCTGGCGCGATCTCAGTAGAGAAATACTCATGATACTCTGTGAGATCTCAGCGCACACGTATCAAGCATCTCAAGACCAGGCCCAAGATAACGTCCTAGATTTTCTTCACAACTTGTGGCAGGTTGCAAAGTGCCAACGAGGAAGATATCCTGACCCCCACTCCGCTTCCCTTGACACCTTGTCTTCTGACCCAGAGGATTGGGCTCAACATACTCGATATAGCGGTCTCGAGGTCTACGAAAAGCGTCTGGTACCCAGACTCATCGACTTCACACGCCGTATAGAAAGGGAGCTTATGCACATCGAAAGCATGGTATGTGAATTATACCAATCAGGAACCTCAAGTTGGCCGCTCTACCAACATTTTGGTAAAGggcatgatgaagagttgCGCGATCGAGTTGATAGGATGATTGAACACATAACCGACTTGTTGACTCCCGTTGGAATTGCTGATCGGGGAATCAAAAGCATCGATGCAGAGTGGTTCAATCGAATATGGAACCTAGGCCGAAGAGTCAAGGACGTTCGACGACTCTTAGATTTGGATACCCAAAACTACGAGCACAATTGGCGCGACCTCTTGTTATCGATGCCTATGGCACGCAAGTCCAACCGCAAGCCCCATCAGAGATTCTACTTTTTGGCAAaaaaggagatgatgaagctgacaGGAAGCCAACTGGAAAAGATGAAGGAGTTCAAAACCCGTTTCCAGAAAGCACTCAGCCTTGGAAGTTACAAAGTGGTCATCCCAGGAGAGGACCCGAACGTGCTGAGCATTGCTCAGCGATTGTCCGGAACACTGGATGATGATCGAGGCAGCAATGACCATGAGAAAGGCATCAAAGGACCATCTACAGGTATATTCGACATCGAAGCCGTGAAGAAGCTGGTTCATCAGCTcagagaggaagagaacgaTGCACAGACCGATATGCTCAATCGCATCACGAATCGCTTGAAGAGTGAAGCCCCAACCTTAAAAGAAGCAACAGCAGAACAAGCCGGCATGGTACCTCCGGTTCCACCCAAATTCCAGCAGATGGGTTTCGAAAACCAGGCAGTGCCGTTGAATAGCTTGGAGGAGTTCAAAGCAAACAATGCTCCATTCTCGGCTTTCTCCTCGGGAACTAGCTCCCCCtttcctcaacaccaaccgAATCAACCCCCTGCATGGGTAGCAAACAGTACGGGGGACCTGGCTGCTTGGGTCAACAATCGGCTTGCCGGCGGACCACCAGTCACCCACGGTATCACGCCTCACCCGTATGCACTTCGTGAGAACCTCACGGTAGATCTTCAAAACATGGCCCAAGCCTCGCTACCCATGCGAAACCCCGCCTCCTTCGCCAACGAGTATCCTCGAGAAGTGgtacaagaccaagactctTCTTTCGTGGTTGGTCCTCTTGGAGATATTACCCAATCTTGGGAGAAACAGTATCAACTTGGGCAGAGCCCGCCCCCTGCAGCAACTGGGGGCACACCTGTGGTTCAATCTTCTACAGCACCAACTCGCAGAGACAGCCGGGATATTGACTTGACTGGCGGCTTGAACCAAGGACGTAAGGCCACAGTTTTGTCGGATTGTGATCACAGCAGCAGTGAGACGGACGTATCAGACGACGAAGCGCAACGAACGAGAGAGAGCAGCAGTAGCGGAACAACACTCGTTGGACTGTcggatgttgaggaggagctgctTAGCAAGATCGCATTATTCGAAAGGTCTGAGGCGAGAGAAAATGGATATGATTTGAAGCGAAGGTCAAGCTGGGTACCTCTTCattccaagaagaagaaattggAGACGCCTAAAGCCAGGAGACGTGTTTACAAGTCGAAGCCGAAGAAGCCCAGAGTGCCCAGAGCTTAG